Proteins encoded by one window of Bauldia sp.:
- a CDS encoding molybdenum cofactor biosynthesis protein MoaE translates to MAEITVRIHGDPFEIAAEVARLHLNRGIGAIVTFTGVCRDEGGRLSALELEHYPGMTEAEVTRIANEAAERWSLIGLTIVHRVGKIAVGDDIVLVAAAATHRDAAFAAAGYVMDFLKTRAPFWKKEHPAGDWVAAKGSDDEAAKRWRGNE, encoded by the coding sequence GTGGCCGAGATCACGGTCCGCATCCACGGCGATCCGTTCGAGATAGCGGCGGAGGTCGCGCGCCTGCACCTGAATCGCGGCATCGGCGCGATCGTCACCTTCACCGGCGTTTGCCGCGATGAAGGCGGACGGCTGAGCGCGCTGGAGCTGGAGCACTATCCCGGCATGACCGAGGCCGAGGTCACGCGCATCGCCAACGAGGCGGCGGAGCGGTGGTCGCTGATCGGGCTGACGATCGTCCACCGCGTCGGCAAGATCGCCGTCGGCGACGACATCGTGCTGGTCGCCGCCGCCGCGACGCACCGCGACGCGGCCTTCGCCGCGGCCGGCTACGTGATGGATTTCCTCAAGACGCGCGCGCCCTTCTGGAAGAAGGAGCACCCGGCCGGCGACTGGGTCGCCGCCAAGGGCTCCGACGACGAAGCGGCGAAGCGCTGGCGCGGGAACGAATAG
- the moaD gene encoding molybdopterin converting factor subunit 1 has product MKLIYFAWVRERIGLKDEEVSLPAEVTTAGDLLAWLKQRGPEYEHALSEPRAIRVAIDRVHGGPETPLAGAREVALFPPMTGG; this is encoded by the coding sequence GTGAAGCTCATCTACTTCGCGTGGGTGCGCGAGCGCATCGGCCTGAAGGACGAGGAAGTTTCGCTGCCCGCCGAGGTGACCACCGCCGGCGATCTGCTCGCCTGGCTCAAGCAGCGCGGGCCGGAGTACGAGCACGCGCTGTCGGAGCCGCGCGCCATCCGCGTCGCTATCGACCGCGTGCACGGCGGGCCGGAGACGCCGCTTGCCGGGGCGCGCGAGGTCGCGCTGTTCCCGCCGATGACCGGCGGGTAG
- the pgsA gene encoding CDP-diacylglycerol--glycerol-3-phosphate 3-phosphatidyltransferase translates to MDDSQSYTTPAPGFRQSARSLALSLPNLLTYARVLAVPALVVCFYLENNASRWFSFAVFIAASVSDFFDGYLARAWHQQSAIGRMLDPIADKLLVATALMLLVGDGTIGSWSMIAALVILIREISVSGLREFLAGLKNVRVPVTRLAKYKTTMQMVAIGFLLIGPAGDRIARYYFGDLGLFTYVGLLLLWVSALITVYTGYDYFRAGVRHLMEDEEQTP, encoded by the coding sequence ATGGACGATAGCCAGTCGTACACTACACCCGCTCCCGGCTTCCGGCAGTCCGCCCGGTCGCTGGCGCTATCGCTGCCAAATCTCCTGACCTATGCGCGCGTCCTGGCGGTGCCGGCGCTCGTCGTCTGCTTCTATCTCGAAAACAACGCCAGCCGCTGGTTCTCGTTCGCGGTATTCATCGCGGCCAGCGTCTCGGATTTCTTCGACGGCTACCTCGCCCGCGCCTGGCATCAGCAATCGGCCATCGGCCGCATGCTCGACCCGATCGCCGACAAGCTGCTGGTCGCGACCGCGCTGATGCTGCTGGTCGGCGACGGCACCATCGGCTCGTGGTCGATGATCGCCGCGCTGGTCATCCTCATCCGCGAGATCTCGGTCTCCGGCCTGCGCGAATTTCTCGCCGGCCTGAAGAATGTGCGCGTGCCGGTGACGCGGCTCGCCAAGTACAAGACCACGATGCAGATGGTGGCGATCGGCTTCCTGCTCATCGGTCCGGCCGGGGACCGCATCGCGCGCTATTATTTCGGCGACCTCGGCCTGTTCACCTATGTCGGCCTGCTGCTGCTCTGGGTATCGGCCCTGATCACGGTCTACACCGGCTACGATTATTTCCGCGCCGGCGTCCGTCACCTGATGGAAGACGAGGAGCAGACGCCGTGA
- the uvrC gene encoding excinuclease ABC subunit UvrC, whose amino-acid sequence MTDLPPESEASGRPTLVGVEVIADAVKRLPNGPGVYRMIDAKGTVLYVGKARNLKKRVANYTRAAQSGRIYRAISATASMEFVSTRTETEALLLEANLIKRFRPRYNVLLRDDKSFPYILITGDHPAPQIAKHRGARTRKGNYFGPFASAGAVARTINALERAFLLRSCSDAVFESRTRPCLLHQIKRCSAPCTGEISLEAYGHLVQEANDFLSGKSQAVRGEIQRDMQAASDKLDFEAAARYRDRLASLSNVATHQGINPQTVEEADVFAIHQQSGQSCIEVFFFRTGQNWGNRAYFPRADKAFEATEVLGAFLTQFYDDKPAPKLILLSHEIEERALLEEALSERMGRRVQVNVPERGEKRDLVQHALDNARDALGRQLAESSTQLTLSAGLAERFGLAEPPRRIEVYDNSHIMGTNAVGAMIVSGPEGFVKNQYRKFNIRSADLTPGDDYGMMREVLGRRFSRLVRENPRDPTTVTPTDDEAIGPWPDLVLIDGGRGQLAAVTETLAELGVNDVPLIGVAKGPDRDAGRETFYMAGREPFMLPPRDPVLYFVQRLRDEAHRFAVGSHRIRRKSDIARNPLDEIAGIGPTRKRALLSHFGTAKAVSRADIADLRAVPGISDEMARAIHGHFHENAE is encoded by the coding sequence ATGACTGATCTGCCCCCCGAATCCGAGGCTTCCGGCCGCCCGACACTGGTCGGCGTCGAGGTCATCGCGGACGCCGTGAAGCGGCTGCCGAACGGCCCGGGCGTCTACCGCATGATCGACGCCAAGGGCACGGTGCTCTACGTCGGCAAGGCGCGGAATCTCAAGAAACGCGTCGCCAATTACACGCGCGCCGCCCAGTCGGGCCGCATCTATCGCGCCATCAGCGCGACGGCGTCGATGGAGTTCGTCTCGACGCGCACCGAGACCGAGGCACTGCTGCTCGAGGCGAACCTGATCAAGCGGTTCCGCCCGCGCTACAACGTGCTGCTGCGCGACGACAAGTCGTTCCCCTACATCCTGATCACCGGCGACCACCCTGCCCCGCAGATCGCCAAGCATCGCGGCGCTCGCACCCGCAAGGGCAACTACTTTGGCCCGTTCGCCTCGGCCGGCGCGGTGGCGCGCACCATCAACGCGCTGGAGCGCGCGTTCCTGCTCCGCTCGTGCTCCGACGCCGTCTTCGAAAGCCGGACGCGCCCATGCCTGCTGCACCAGATAAAGCGGTGCTCGGCGCCGTGCACCGGCGAGATTTCGCTGGAGGCGTACGGCCACCTGGTGCAGGAGGCGAACGACTTCCTTTCCGGCAAGAGCCAGGCGGTGCGCGGGGAGATCCAGCGCGACATGCAGGCGGCGTCCGACAAGCTCGATTTCGAGGCGGCGGCACGCTACCGCGACCGCCTCGCCTCGCTGTCCAATGTCGCGACGCACCAGGGGATCAATCCCCAGACGGTCGAGGAGGCCGACGTCTTCGCCATCCACCAGCAAAGCGGGCAGAGCTGCATCGAGGTGTTCTTCTTCCGCACCGGCCAGAACTGGGGCAACCGAGCCTATTTCCCGCGCGCCGACAAGGCGTTCGAGGCAACCGAGGTGCTGGGCGCGTTCCTGACGCAGTTCTACGACGACAAGCCGGCGCCGAAGCTGATCCTCCTGTCGCACGAGATCGAGGAACGGGCGCTGCTCGAGGAGGCGCTGTCGGAGCGCATGGGCCGCCGCGTGCAGGTCAACGTGCCGGAGCGCGGCGAGAAGCGCGATCTGGTGCAGCACGCCCTCGACAACGCGCGCGATGCGCTCGGGCGCCAGTTGGCCGAGTCCTCGACGCAGTTGACGCTGTCGGCCGGGCTCGCCGAACGCTTCGGCCTCGCGGAGCCGCCGCGGCGGATCGAGGTATACGACAACAGCCACATCATGGGCACCAACGCGGTCGGCGCCATGATCGTCTCGGGGCCGGAAGGCTTCGTCAAAAACCAGTACCGCAAATTCAACATCCGCTCGGCCGACCTCACGCCCGGCGACGACTACGGCATGATGCGCGAGGTGCTCGGCCGCCGGTTCTCGCGGCTGGTGCGCGAGAACCCGCGCGACCCGACCACCGTGACGCCGACCGACGACGAGGCGATCGGCCCTTGGCCCGACCTCGTGCTGATCGACGGCGGGCGCGGGCAGCTCGCGGCGGTGACCGAGACGCTGGCCGAGCTCGGCGTCAACGACGTGCCGCTGATCGGCGTCGCCAAGGGACCGGACCGCGATGCCGGGCGCGAGACGTTCTACATGGCCGGCCGCGAGCCGTTCATGCTGCCGCCGCGCGATCCGGTGCTCTATTTCGTCCAACGGTTAAGGGACGAGGCGCATCGATTTGCCGTCGGCTCCCACCGCATCCGGCGGAAATCCGACATCGCGCGCAATCCGCTGGACGAGATCGCCGGCATCGGCCCGACGCGCAAACGCGCGCTTCTCAGCCATTTCGGCACGGCCAAGGCGGTCAGCCGGGCCGATATCGCCGACCTTCGCGCCGTCCCCGGCATCTCGGACGAAATGGCACGGGCAATCCACGGGCACTTTCACGAGAATGCAGAATAG
- a CDS encoding SDR family oxidoreductase: MVSSAPVALVTGGARRVGRAIVEDLAANGWAVAIHHNQSADEAKAVADAIVARGGKAALVAGDLADPGCHTEMVTDAAKALGTVTLLVNNASIFEKDTVGSLDRAMFDRHFAVNLAAPVFLAEAFAAQLPTAAEGNIVNLLDQRIWRPTPAFFSYQLTKSALWVATETLALALAPRIRVNGIAPGPVLQSAQSTPEKFAQLVASLPLQRAPDIGDFGRTIRYIVANRSITGQVIALDGGQHLEA, from the coding sequence ATGGTTAGTTCCGCGCCTGTGGCGTTAGTCACCGGCGGCGCGCGCCGGGTCGGCCGCGCCATCGTCGAGGATCTCGCCGCCAACGGATGGGCGGTCGCGATCCACCACAACCAGTCGGCGGACGAGGCGAAGGCGGTCGCCGACGCGATCGTGGCGCGCGGCGGCAAGGCGGCGCTGGTCGCCGGCGACCTCGCCGATCCGGGCTGCCACACCGAGATGGTCACCGATGCCGCCAAGGCGCTGGGCACCGTCACGCTGCTGGTCAACAACGCCTCGATCTTCGAGAAGGACACGGTCGGCAGCCTCGACCGCGCGATGTTCGACCGGCACTTCGCGGTCAACCTTGCCGCGCCGGTGTTCCTCGCTGAGGCCTTCGCGGCACAATTGCCGACGGCCGCCGAAGGCAACATCGTCAACCTGCTCGACCAGCGCATCTGGCGGCCGACGCCGGCGTTCTTCTCCTACCAGCTCACCAAATCGGCGCTGTGGGTGGCGACCGAGACGCTGGCGCTGGCGCTCGCCCCGCGCATCCGCGTCAACGGCATCGCGCCCGGGCCGGTGCTGCAGAGCGCCCAGTCGACGCCGGAAAAATTTGCGCAACTGGTCGCCTCGCTGCCGCTGCAACGCGCCCCGGACATCGGCGATTTCGGCCGCACCATCCGCTACATCGTGGCGAACCGGTCGATCACCGGCCAGGTCATCGCGCTCGACGGCGGCCAGCACCTGGAGGCGTGA
- a CDS encoding outer membrane protein, giving the protein MLNFRTLLVSAGATLATVAGASAADLPNYVPPPAAVYSPAPAYTWTGPYAGLVGGYGWGGGTAANSGWTGGGYLGYNLQTNQNLVVGLEADALFANKSGSNGTTTITNNFNGTVRGRLGYAVDRFMIYGTGGLAVGNLGSTAPSESTTKVGWTAGAGVEMALTDKVTGRVEYRHTDLGQFPSTGVNYTSNDILVGIGFKF; this is encoded by the coding sequence ATGTTGAATTTCCGTACTCTTCTGGTGAGCGCCGGGGCAACGCTGGCGACCGTCGCCGGCGCGTCTGCCGCCGACTTGCCGAACTACGTCCCGCCGCCCGCTGCCGTCTACTCGCCGGCGCCTGCCTATACGTGGACCGGGCCGTACGCCGGCCTCGTCGGCGGCTACGGCTGGGGTGGCGGCACCGCGGCCAACAGCGGTTGGACCGGCGGCGGCTATCTTGGCTACAACCTGCAGACCAACCAGAACCTGGTCGTCGGTCTCGAGGCCGATGCATTGTTCGCCAACAAGAGCGGCAGCAACGGCACGACCACGATCACAAACAACTTCAACGGCACCGTTCGCGGCCGCCTCGGGTACGCCGTCGATCGCTTCATGATCTACGGCACCGGCGGTTTGGCTGTCGGCAACCTCGGCTCCACTGCCCCGAGCGAGTCGACGACCAAGGTCGGCTGGACCGCAGGCGCCGGCGTCGAGATGGCCCTGACCGACAAGGTCACCGGCCGCGTCGAATATCGTCACACCGATCTCGGCCAATTCCCGTCGACCGGCGTGAACTACACGTCGAACGACATCCTCGTCGGCATCGGCTTCAAGTTCTGA
- a CDS encoding ribonuclease T2: protein MPLHPLLAALACAALIAFAAPAAADGRAGDFDLYVLSLSWTPAACASGKADDVECARPHAFLVHGFWPEYEHGYPDFCATSEPRFVDGAILKGVADVMPSQGLAGYEWRRHGVCAGLSAADYFGLLGKAARKVATPQLLQRGNVPGRTTPAKIEAAFVSANPGLSASAMAVRCAGNELTEVRICFTKDLAFRPCAEVDADACRASSIAVTPIP, encoded by the coding sequence TTGCCGCTCCATCCGCTACTAGCGGCGCTCGCCTGCGCGGCGCTGATCGCGTTCGCGGCGCCCGCCGCGGCTGACGGGCGCGCCGGCGATTTCGATCTCTACGTGCTGTCGCTGTCGTGGACGCCGGCGGCCTGCGCCAGCGGCAAGGCGGACGACGTCGAGTGCGCCAGGCCGCACGCGTTCCTGGTGCACGGCTTCTGGCCCGAGTACGAGCACGGCTACCCCGACTTCTGCGCCACGAGCGAGCCGCGCTTCGTCGATGGCGCGATCCTCAAGGGCGTCGCCGACGTCATGCCGAGCCAGGGCTTAGCCGGCTACGAATGGCGCAGGCATGGCGTCTGCGCCGGCCTCAGCGCCGCCGATTATTTCGGCCTGCTCGGCAAGGCGGCGCGGAAGGTCGCGACGCCGCAGCTTCTCCAGCGGGGCAACGTCCCTGGCCGCACTACACCGGCCAAGATCGAGGCGGCGTTCGTCTCGGCCAATCCCGGCTTGTCGGCGTCCGCCATGGCCGTGCGCTGCGCCGGCAACGAGCTCACCGAGGTGCGCATCTGCTTCACCAAGGATCTGGCGTTCCGCCCGTGCGCCGAGGTCGACGCCGACGCCTGCCGCGCCTCGTCGATCGCGGTAACGCCGATCCCATGA
- the rlmJ gene encoding 23S rRNA (adenine(2030)-N(6))-methyltransferase RlmJ: MNYRHAFHAGNFADVVKHATLALLIERLKAKDTAFRVIDTHAGVGMYDLAADEATRTGEWRAGIERVWSATRAAELDALLAPYLAAVAAANNDDPLARYPGSPWIARHLFRKQDRLTAVELHPEDAAALEALFAGDVQVRTIALDGWLALGAFVPPKERRGLVLVDPPFEERDDFRTMFDTFVAAHRKWPTGIYALWYPVKDLAAVDRLRVDLAKSGIRRLLRAELTVRDRASPGTFNGTGLIICNPPWQFAKTLGALLRGLTPILAQEPGADWQVDQIAGE, translated from the coding sequence ATGAACTACCGCCACGCCTTCCACGCCGGAAACTTTGCCGACGTGGTGAAGCACGCGACGCTGGCGCTGCTGATCGAGCGGCTGAAGGCGAAGGACACCGCGTTCCGCGTCATCGACACGCACGCCGGCGTCGGCATGTACGACCTCGCCGCCGATGAGGCGACGCGCACGGGCGAGTGGCGTGCGGGCATCGAGCGCGTCTGGTCGGCGACGCGCGCTGCCGAACTCGATGCGTTGCTGGCGCCCTATCTCGCGGCGGTCGCAGCCGCCAACAACGACGACCCCCTCGCCCGCTATCCGGGCTCGCCGTGGATCGCGCGGCATCTGTTCCGCAAGCAGGACCGGCTGACTGCGGTCGAGCTGCATCCGGAAGACGCCGCCGCGCTCGAGGCGCTGTTCGCCGGCGACGTGCAGGTGCGCACGATCGCGCTCGACGGCTGGCTGGCGCTCGGCGCCTTCGTGCCGCCCAAGGAGCGGCGCGGGCTGGTGCTGGTCGATCCGCCGTTCGAGGAGCGCGACGATTTCCGCACGATGTTCGACACCTTCGTCGCCGCCCACCGCAAATGGCCGACCGGCATCTATGCCCTCTGGTATCCGGTGAAGGACCTCGCCGCGGTCGATCGCCTGCGCGTCGATCTCGCCAAGAGCGGCATCCGGCGGCTTCTGCGCGCGGAGCTCACAGTGCGCGACCGCGCCAGCCCGGGCACCTTCAACGGCACCGGCCTGATCATCTGCAACCCGCCGTGGCAGTTCGCCAAGACGCTCGGCGCGCTGCTCCGCGGCCTTACCCCGATCCTGGCGCAGGAACCCGGCGCCGACTGGCAGGTTGACCAGATCGCCGGCGAGTAG
- the purN gene encoding phosphoribosylglycinamide formyltransferase, producing MARKRVGVLISGRGSNMAALIDAAARPDYPAEIALVVSNKAEALGLTVARAAGVPTAVVEATNRAAMEAAITRHLEVADVEIVALAGFMRILSAEFVRRWNHRLINIHPSLLPAYPGINTHARALADGATRHGCTVHFVTAEVDEGPVIAQAEVPVLAGDTPEMLAARVLVEEHKLYPRALAMVAARAG from the coding sequence ATGGCGCGGAAGCGCGTCGGCGTCCTGATCTCCGGCCGCGGTTCCAACATGGCGGCGCTGATCGACGCGGCGGCGAGGCCGGACTACCCGGCCGAGATCGCGCTCGTCGTCTCCAACAAAGCCGAAGCCCTCGGCCTGACGGTGGCGCGCGCCGCCGGCGTTCCGACCGCCGTGGTCGAGGCGACAAACCGCGCCGCGATGGAGGCCGCGATCACCCGCCACCTCGAGGTCGCCGATGTCGAGATCGTGGCACTCGCCGGCTTCATGCGCATCCTGTCGGCGGAGTTCGTGCGCCGCTGGAACCACCGGCTGATCAACATTCATCCGTCGCTGCTGCCGGCCTACCCCGGCATCAACACGCACGCCCGCGCGCTCGCCGACGGCGCAACCCGCCACGGCTGCACCGTGCATTTCGTCACTGCGGAAGTCGACGAGGGCCCGGTCATCGCGCAGGCCGAGGTGCCGGTGCTGGCCGGCGACACGCCGGAGATGCTGGCGGCGCGGGTGCTGGTCGAGGAACACAAACTATATCCCCGCGCGCTGGCGATGGTGGCGGCGCGGGCGGGATAG
- the purM gene encoding phosphoribosylformylglycinamidine cyclo-ligase — MAQEARRPLRPVAYADSGVNIDAGNALVELIKPMVRSTRRPGADAELGGFGGLFDLKAAGYRDPVLVAATDGVGTKLRVAIDTGILDTVGIDLVAMSVNDLVVQGAEPLIFLDYFATGRLEPATGARIVAGVAEGCRQAGCALIGGETAEMPGIYAGKDFDLAGFAVGAVERDGVLPRPNVVPGDVVLGLASSGVHSNGFSLVRKLVADSGLSYEDPAPFDNARPLGAALLTATRIYVKPMLAAIRATGAVKAMAHITGGGITENVPRVLPAEMAARIDLAALPVPPVFRWLAGLGDIAEAEMLRTFNCGVGMAVVVAADKAEAVAASLRASGETVVAIGRIEPRKDAAVAYDGALDLGSR; from the coding sequence ATGGCCCAAGAGGCGCGCCGTCCCCTTCGCCCCGTGGCCTATGCCGATTCGGGCGTCAACATCGACGCCGGCAACGCGCTGGTCGAGCTGATCAAGCCGATGGTGCGCTCCACCCGCCGGCCCGGCGCCGACGCCGAGCTGGGCGGCTTCGGCGGGCTGTTCGACCTCAAGGCCGCCGGCTACCGCGACCCGGTGCTGGTCGCCGCCACCGACGGCGTCGGCACCAAGCTGCGCGTCGCCATCGACACCGGCATCCTCGACACGGTCGGCATCGACCTGGTCGCGATGTCGGTCAACGATCTCGTCGTCCAGGGCGCCGAGCCGCTCATCTTCCTCGATTATTTCGCAACCGGCCGGCTGGAGCCGGCGACGGGCGCGCGCATCGTTGCCGGCGTCGCCGAGGGCTGCCGGCAGGCCGGCTGCGCCCTCATCGGCGGCGAGACGGCCGAGATGCCGGGCATCTACGCCGGCAAGGATTTCGACCTCGCCGGCTTCGCCGTCGGCGCAGTCGAACGCGACGGTGTGCTGCCGCGGCCCAACGTCGTGCCCGGCGACGTTGTGCTGGGGCTCGCCTCGTCGGGCGTGCACTCCAATGGCTTCTCGCTGGTGCGCAAGCTGGTCGCCGACAGCGGCCTCAGCTACGAGGACCCGGCGCCCTTCGACAACGCGCGCCCGCTTGGCGCCGCGCTGCTCACGGCGACGCGCATCTACGTCAAGCCGATGCTCGCCGCGATCCGCGCCACCGGCGCGGTGAAGGCGATGGCGCACATCACCGGCGGCGGCATCACGGAGAACGTGCCGCGCGTGCTGCCCGCCGAGATGGCGGCGCGGATCGACCTCGCCGCCCTGCCCGTCCCGCCCGTCTTCCGCTGGCTCGCCGGGCTCGGCGATATCGCCGAAGCCGAGATGCTGCGCACATTCAACTGCGGCGTCGGCATGGCGGTGGTCGTCGCGGCCGACAAGGCCGAGGCTGTCGCGGCGAGTCTGCGAGCCTCCGGCGAGACCGTGGTCGCGATCGGCCGCATCGAGCCGCGCAAGGACGCCGCGGTGGCATACGACGGCGCGCTCGATCTCGGATCGCGCTGA